The Jiangella sp. DSM 45060 genome contains the following window.
TCGGGCCCTATCAGGCCGGCCGCTGGTACGACCTCACCCTGAGCATCGACGTCGCGGCCCGCGGCTACGACGTCGCCGTCGACGGCGTGGTGCTGGCCACCGGTGTGCCGTTCCGCGGCGCCGCCGGCGACCTCGCGCTGCTGCAGTTCGGCGCCTACTCCGGCGACACCGGCCGGTTCCACGTGGACGACATCGCGCTGTCGCGCATCGACACCTGAGAAGGAGACACCTGTCATGAAGGCTGGATGGACGGCGCGGGCCACGGCCGCCGCGGTGGGCGCCTTGCTGCTGACCGGCTGTTTCGCCGGCTCGTCGGACGACGACACCACCGGGAGCACGAGCGGTGACGGCGACACCGTCAGCCTGCGACTCGCACACGGGTGGACCGGCGAGGTGCCGCAGGCACGGGCGTTCGAGCCCGCCGTCGAGCGGTTCCAGGAGGAGCACCCGGAGATCGACCTCACCGTCGAGACCGCGGCCGGCAACGAGATCAAGACGCTGGTCTCGTCCGACATGGCGGCGGGTCGCGAGCCCGACGTGTTCCTGCACTGGGGGACCCGCGACACCTCGCCGTACGTCGAGGACGACCGGCTGGCCGACCTCACCGACTACCTGGACGAGAACCCGGAGATCCGCGACCGCTACGAGGACGGCGCGTTCGACTCCGTCACCTGGGACGGGCGCGTCTACGGGCTGCCCATCGGCGCGTACGCCCAGGTCCTGCTGATCAACGAGGCGGTCATGGACGCCGCCGGCGTGGAGCCGCCGGCCGACGAGGCCGACGTGCTGCGCGCCGTCGAGGAGCTCGTCGCCGCCGACGTCATCCCGCTGGCCGTCAACGGGACCGCCGAGCGGTACCTGTTCGAGCTGTTCCTGGCCCGTGAGCTGGGCGCCGACGGCCTCGACGGCGTCGCGACCGGCGACGCCGCCACCCGCGACGCGATCGCCGCGGCGGCGGCGAAGGTCATGGAGTTGCGCTCGGCCGGCGCGTTCCCGGAGGGCGCCGAGACGCTGCAGACCCTGCAGGCGCTGGAGCTGTACAACTCCGGCGCGGCCGCGATGTTCTACAACGAGACCTGGACGATCGGGAACCTCGCCGAGTCCGTCATCGAGACGACCACGCTGTCGACCTACCCGGGCGAGGACGTGCGCACCCTGGCCGGCGCCGGCTACTACGTGTACATCAGCGCCGACGCGTGGGCGGACGAGAACCGGCGCGAGGCCGCGCTGACGCTGGCCGAGTACCTGGCCGGGCCGGAGGTCAACACCGACCTCGTCGACATCTCCTGGTATCCGTCGCCGATGCTGGCCGACCAGCTCGACGTCGACACCGCCGCGCTGCCGCCGCTGGTGCAGGACATGCTGCAGACCCGCACCGACGCCGTCGCGTCCGGGGAGTTCGCCGACAAGCTGGACGAGAAGCTCACCGCCGGGGCGTTCGAGAGCCTGACGTCGCTGTCCGAGCGGTTGTTCATCGGCGAGCTCACGCCGGAGCAGTTCGCCGACGAGTTGCTCGCGGCGACCGCGGCCGACCCGGCGAGGCTCTGACGTCCATGGCGGCACCCTCGGCGTCCAGCGCCGTCACCCACGCGGACCCGGCCGGGCGTACACCGTCCGGCCGGGCCGCCGGTTCCGCGCCGGCGGCGCGCGGGCCGGTCCGGCCGCGGCGGCGCTCCCGGCTGCGGCGCAACCGGTACCGCGGCCGCAACCTCGTGGTGCTGGCGGCGTTCCTGCTGCCCGCGGCCGCGCTGTACGGCTGGCTGTTCGTCGGCGCGGTGGGCCAGACGGTCCTCTACAGCTTCTACGACTGGAACGCGGTCAGCGACCCGGTCCCCGTGGGCCTGGACAACTTCACCCGGCTGGTGTCGGACCCGGTGTTCGGGCAGGCGCTGGTCAACACGCTCTACATGACCGCGTTGCTGGTGTTCGTGCAGCTGCCCGGCGCGTTCCTGCTGGCCTGGTTCCTGTACCGGCGGGTCCGCGGCTGGCGGTTCCTGCGCACGGTGTACTTCCTTCCGGTCGTCATCTCGACCGCCGCGGTCGCGCTGCTGTTCGGCTTCCTCTACGAGCCCAACTTCGGCGTGCTCAACGCGCTGCTGGAGCGCGTCGGCCTGGACGACCTCGGCCGCGACTGGCTGGGCGACCCGCTGACCGCGATGACCGCCGTCTCCGTCCCGCTGTTGTGGAAGGAGGTCGGGCTGATGATGATCATCCTGCTGGCGGCCATGCAGGGGCTGCCCGGCGAGGTCCTCGAGGCGGCCGAGATCGACGGCGTCAACGGCTACCAGCGGCTGCGTCACGTCGTGCTGCCGCTGCTGTCGCGCGCCATCGGCCTGTGCTTGCTGCTGTGCATCACGACGGCGTTCAAGGTGTTCGACTTCGTGCTGCTGATGACCGGCGGCGGGCCCGGCAACCGGACCGAGATCACCGGTTCCTACCTGTACGCCCAGGGGTTCGAGCGGTTCGAGTACGGCTACGGCAGCGCGGTCGCGGTGGTCATCACGGCGGTCGTCGTGGTGGTCGTGAGCATCCCGCGGCTGTTCCGGCTGGTCACGGGGAGGAGGGCGGCATGACGACGGCACCGACAGGGGCGCGGCGGCGGCCGCTGCTGGCGGCGGCCCGCGGGTCGTTCGTCTGGGGCTACGCGGCGATCACCGTGTTCGGGTTCGCGTTCGTGGCGATCTCGGCGTTCAAGTCCAACGCGGAGATCTTCGCCGACCCGTTCGCACTGCCGGAATCGTGGGGCTTCGCCAACCTGACCCGGGCCTGGACCACGGCGCACATCGGCGACTACTTCGTCAACACCGCGTTGGTGGCGGTCGTGACGACGGTGCTGAGCACGGGGCTGGCGGCCACGGTGGCGTACACGATCGTGCGGATGCGCTTCCCGGGGTCGTCGCTGGTGTATCTGGCGTTCGCGATCGGCGTCGGCGTCCCGCTGCAGGCACTGCTGGTGCCGACGTTCATCGTCATGAACAACGCCGGCCTGCTGGACAGCCTGACCTCGCTGGTCCTCGTCTACACCGCGTTCGCGCTGCCCAAGGCGGTGTTCCTGCTGGCCGCGTTCATGAAGGACGTGCCGGCGGAGCTCGAGGAGGCGGCCCTCATCGACGGCGCGGGCGAGCTGACCATCTTCCGCCGCGTGGTGCTGCCGCTGTGCAAGCCCGCGCTGGCGACGGTGGCGGTGCTGGAGTTCCTCGGCGCGTGGAACGAGTACGTGTACGCGAGCGTGCTGATCCGCAGCCCGGAGAACCGGACCATCTCCCTGGGCCTGGCCTCGTTCAGCTCCGAGTACGCCAGCGACTACGGCCTGATCGCCGCCGGTGTGCTGATCACCGTCGTCCCCGTCGTCATCGTCTACGTCCTGCTGCAACGGCACGTCGTCGCCGGGCTGTCCACCGGCGCACTGAAGGGGTGAGCACGTCATGACCGCACGGACCATCGTCGACGTCCGGGCCACCGCGCACACGCTGCCGGTCGACCCGCCGTTCCGATGGCGCGACGGCCTGCCGGCGTCGGGGACGACCCGCGACGTGACGCAGCTGGAGATCGTCGCCGACGACGGCACCGTCGGCGTGGCGGTGCTGCCGCGCGGCGCCATCGGCGTCGACCTCGTCGAACGGCGCATCCGGCCCACGCTGACCGGCCGCGACGCGCTGCTCACCGAGGACTGCTGGGCGGCGCTGCACGAGGCCGACCGCGTCGAGCACTTCCCGCCGTACGCGCTCGGCCCGGTCGACGTCGCGCTCTGGGACCTCAAGGCGAAGGCGGCCGGGCTGCCGCTGTACGCACTGCTCGGCGGCGCCCGCACCCGCATCCCGGCGTACGCGAGCACCGTCACGTACGACGACGTCGACACCTACCTCGCCGTCGCGGACGAGTGCCTGGGCGCCGGCTTCACCGCGATCAAGTTGCACGCCTGGGGCGACGTCGCACGCGACGCGGAGCTGGCCCGGCGGCTGCGCCGGCACGTCGGCGACGACGTCGACCTCATGTACGACGGGTCGGGCGCGTTCGACCTGCGCGACGCGGTCCGGCTCGGGCACGTCCTCACCGACCTCGGGTTCGGCTGGTACGAGGAGCCGATGCGCGAGTGGGCGCTGGGCCCGTACGTGCGGCTGCGCGAGGCCGTGGGCGTGCCGATCCTCGGGCCCGAGACGACGCCCGGCGTGCACCACGCCGTCGCCGACTGGATCGCCGCCGGCGCCGTCGACCTCGTCCGCACCGGCGTGCACTACAAGGACGGCGTCACCGGCGCGCTGCGCATCGCCCACCTCGCCGACGCGCACGGCCTGCGCGCCGAGGTGCACGGCGGGGGCGCGGCGAACCTGCACCTGGCCTGCGCCATTCCGAACACGACGTACTACGAGGTGATCGTCGCCGGGCGGCCGGCCCGGCCGCGGTTCCCGGTGACGGCCGACGGGTACGCCGAGGCGCCGCAGGGGCCGGGGACGGGGGAGAGCGCGCTGTGAGCCGGGGAGCGGTGCTGCTGACGGGTGCGACCGGACTGGTCGGCGACGCGCTGGCCGAGCGGCTGCGCGCCGACGGCTGGCGGGTCGTGGGGGTCGGGCTGGACGCGGGCGGGCCGGACGACGTGGTGGCCGACCTGGCCGACGACGCCGATCTCGCGCGAGTCGAGCGGCTGGTCGGTGAGGTGCCGGAGTTGCGCGCCGTCGTCACCAACGCGGGCGTCACCGGGCCGCGCCGCCGTCCGCAGGACGTCACCGTCGCCGACTGGGACGCCGCGCAGGCGATCAACGTGCGGCCGGTGCTGGCGCTGTCGCTGGCGGCCGCCCGCCGGTGGATCGCCGCGGGCGAGGCGGGCGCCGTCGTCACCGTCTCGTCGCCCGGCGCCACGCGCGCCCACCTGCACCGGGCCGTGTACGACGCGACGAAGGGCGCGGTCGAGGCGTTGACCCGCGCACTGGCGGTCGACCTGGGGGAGCACGGGATCCGGGTGAACGCCGTCGTGCCGGCGGCCGTCGGCGGCGACCACCCCGACCTGCCGCTGGGCCGCGGCGCCGCGCCGGAGGACGTCGCCGCCGCGGTCGCCTTCCTGGTCTCGGACGAGGCGCGGTCGACCACCGGGCACTGCCTGGCCGTCGACGGCGGGCTGCTGGCGCAGGCGCGCAGCCGCGGCGTCGCGATGCGGGCGGACCGATGAGCGGCGACAGCACGGTCCGGGCGGTGCGGCTGACCCCGGTCGCGTTCGCCGAGCCGCCGCTGCGCAACTCCGCGGGCGTGCACGGCCCGGCCGTGTCACGGCTGGTCATCGAGGTCGAGACGGCGGCCGGCGCGGTCGGCCTGGGCGAGACGTTCGGCGACCCGGCGGTCCTTGCGGCCGCGCGCTCGGCGGCGGAGCGGCTGCCGGGGGTGGACGTGTTCGACCTCGCCGCGCTGGGGCGCGTGGTGGGCGTCGACCCGCTGGTCGACGGCCAGCCGGACATCACCGGACCGGCCGAGGTGCGCGAGCCGGGCACCTTCGCCGGGACCACGCGGGTGAAGGCGTACTCGGCGTTCGAGGTGGCGTTCCTCGACGCGCAGGGGCGGCTGCTCGGGCGGCCGGTGCACCAGCTGCTCGGCGGCCGGGTCCGCGCCGAGGTCGACTTCTGCGGGTACCTGTTCTTCAAGTTCGGCGCGCATCCGGGCGAGCCCGTCGACGACTGGGGCGAGGTCCTCGATCCCGCCGCGATGGCCGGGCTGGCCCGGCGGTTCGTCGGCGAGTACGGCTTCGGCGCGCTCAAGCTGAAGGGCGGCGTGCTGGAGCCCGCGCTCGAGGTCGAGACGCTGCGGCTGCTGGCCGCGGAGTTCCCCGGCGTCGCGCTGCGGATCGACCCGAACGCCGCCTGGACCGTCCCCACCAGTGTCGGCGTCGCCGAGTCGGCGGCCGGGCTGCTGGAGTACCTGGAGGACCCCACCGCCGGGCTGACCGGCATGGCCGAGGTCGCCGCGGCCACGCCGACGCCGCTGGCCACCAACATGGTCGTGACGTCGTTCCGGCAGATCCGCCGCTGTGTCGAGCTGGGCAGCGCCGGAATCGTCCTGGCCGACCATCATTTCTGGGGCGGGCTGCGGGCCACCCAGCAGCTCGGCGCCGTCGCCGCGTCGCTCGGACTGCGGCTGTCGATGCACTCCAACTCCCACCTCGGCATCAGCCTGGCCGCCATGGTGCAGGCGGCCGCCGTGCTGCCCGGGCTGGCCTACTCGTGCGACACCCACCACCCGTGGACGGTCGAGGACGTCGTCGACGCGCCGGTCATCAAGGAGGGCCGCGTCACCGTCGGCGATGCTCCCGGCCTCGGCGTCACCCTGGACCGCGACCGGCTGGCCCGGATGCACGAGCGCTGGGTCCGCCACGGTCGGGGCCCGCGCGACGACGTCGCGGCGATGCGCCGGCACGTGCCCGGCTGGGCGGACCGGAGGCCGCGATGGTGAGCGGTGCGGCGCTGCTGGCCTACCCCTGGGAGTTCGCCCTGGATCCCCCGGCGGGCGAGGCGATCGCCGCCGCCGGGGTGTCCGCGGTCTGTGTGGCCGGCGCGTACCACGCCGTCCGGGCGCTGCGGCCCCGCGGCGACGCGCCGCGCGTCGTCGACGTTCCGCACAGCGCGGCCTACTGGCCGGTCGAGGCGCGGCGGTACCCCGCGCGGCTGCGGCCGGCCGCCCCGCCGCGTCCGTGGGCCGGCAGCGCGGTCGCGGCGATCGGGTCGTGCCGCTCGGCCGGCCTGGCCGCGGGTGCCTGGCTGAGCGTGCTGCACTCCACCCGGCTGGCATCGTCGGCGCCCGACCTGGCGCTGGTCAACTGCTTCGGCGACGTCTATCGCCACGCCCTGTGCCCCGCCCACGCCGAGGTCCGCGACTACGCGGCCGCGCTGGTGCGTGACGCGACGGACCGGCTGGCCCCGGACTGGGTCGAGCTGGAGGCCGTCGGCTACCACGGTTTCCGGCACGCGTCCCTGCACGACAAGGCCGGGGTTCCGGTCAGCGACGACACCGTGTACCTGCTGTCGCTGTGCTTCTGCACGGCCTGCCGGCGGCTGTTCGGCGCGCGGGGCGGCGATCCCGGGCGGCTCGCCGGAGCCGTCCGCGACGAGGTCGCCCGGCGGCTCGCGGGTGGGGGCGACGCCGAGCTGGACGTGGCGCTGCGGGCCGAGCTGGCCCTGCTCGCGCAGATGCGCGACGGCGTCGGCGCGGAGCTCGCCGCGGCGGCGGCCGAGCCGGCGCGGTCGGCGGGGCTGCCGGTGGCCGTGCACGTCGGGGTGTCGCCGCAGACGGTCGGATCGCGCTCGCCGCTGACGCCCGCTCTCGCCGGGCTGGCCGACGCCGTCGTCGTCAGCACCGACGGCCGGGCGCCGGACGATGCCGCGCGGGACCTCGCGGGCGCGGTCGCCGCGGCGGGCGACGCGTGTGCGGTGCTGGCCAGCGTGCGGGCGTTCCCTCCGGATGTGCGGTCGTGCGACGAAGTGGCCCGGCGGGTGCAGGACGCCGCGGCCGCCGGCGCCGCGGGGGCGCGGGTGCACACCTTCGGGCTGATTCCCGACGAGCGGCTCGAGTGGATCGGCTCGGTGGCCGCGTGGTGATGGCTAGGATCGTCGGCGTGCCCGACGAGTCGTGGAACGGACGGGTCGAGCTGCGGCAGCTGCGCTATTTCGTGGCGGTCGCCGAAGAGCTCCACTTCGGCCGCGCGGCTGCCCGGCTGCAACTCGCGCAGCCCGCGCTCAGCCAGTCCATCATCGGCCTCGAACGCGCCATCGGCGTGCAGCTGCTGCGCCGCACCACGCGCACGGTCGAGCTGACCGCCGCCGGGCGGGTGTTCCTCGACGAGTGCCGCCGGGCGTTGCTGCAGGTCGGCGCCGCCGTCCAGAGCGCTCAGCGGGCCGAGCGCGGCGAGGCGGGGCTGCTGCGCATCGGCTACGTCGTCTCGGCGAGCTACGAGATCCTGCCGCCGATCCTGGTGGCGTTCCGGCGCCGGCACCCCGGCGTCGGCCTGCAGCTCATGAGCCGCAGCGCGACGGAGCAGGTCGCCATGGTGCTCGACGAGGCGTTGACGGTCGGGTTCGTCCGCGAGTTCCAGGAGACCGACGAGCTGGACAGCGAGCTCCTGGTGGACGAGCCGCTGGTCGCCGTCCTGCCCGCCGACCACCCCGCCGCGCAGCGAGCCAAGGCCCGGCTCGCGTCGCTGGCGGACGACTCACTGCTGATGTTCGACCGCGACCGCGCTCCCGGCATGTACGACAAGATCGTCTCCAGCTGTGTCGACGCCGGGTTCACGCCGCGCATCGTTCAGCAGTCGTCGGACGTGCAGAGCGTGCTCGGCCTGGTGGCCGGCGGCATGGGTGTCACCGTCGTGCCGGCGTCGTTCCGGCACCTGTCCATCGACGGTCTCGTCTACCGGCCGCTGTCCGGCACCGGCACCCGGATCGGGCTGTACGCCGTCTGGCGGAAGGACGGACGCACCAGCGTGCTCGACGGTTTCCTGGACGTCGCCCGCGAGCACGCCGGTCAGGTGCGGGGCCGGCGATGACGGCGGTGGAGCTGCCGTCACTGGGTTTCGGCGGCGCGTCCATCGGCAACCTCAGCACCGAGGTGAGCGACGCCGACGCCGCCGCCACGGTGGCGGCCGCGTGGGAGGCCGGGATCCGGTACTTCGACACGGCGCCGCACTACGGTCTGGGGCTGTCGGAACGGCGCCTGGGCTCGGCACTGTCGTCGTACGAGCGCGACTCCTACCTCGTCTCCACCAAGGCCGGCCGGCTGCTGCGGCCCGTGGACGGCGCGGAGCCGGGCGTCGACCGCGGGTTCCGTGTGCCGGCCACCCACGAGCGGGTCTGGGACCTCAGTGGCGACGGCATCAGGCGCAGCCTCGACGAGAGCCTGGTTCGCCTGGGCCTGGACCGGGTCGACGTCCTCTACCTGCACGACCCCGAGCAACGGCTGCCGGAGGCGCTGTCGACCGCCCTGCCCGCGCTGGTGTCGTTGCGGGAGGAGGGCGTCGTGCGGGCGATCGGCGTCGGCTCGATGGACCTGCCGGCGCTGTCGGTGCTGGTCGCCACCGGCGCCCTGGACGTCGTCATGATGGCCGGGCAGTACTCGCTGCTCGCCCAGCCCGCCGCGGCGTCCTTCCTGCCCGAGTGCGCCGGGCGCGGCGTGGACGTGGTGGCGGCGAGCGTGTTCGGTTCGGGTCTGCTGGCGTCGCCGTCGCCCGGCGCCGACGCGACCTTCCGGTACGCGCCGGCGCCGGCAGCGCTGCTGGAACGGGCCCGGGTCCTGGCCGGGCTGTGCGCTCGCCACGGCGTCACCCTGCCGGCGGTGGCCCTGCAGTACGTCCTGCGGCATCCAGCCGTCCGGTGCGCCGTCGTCGGCATGCAGCGGCCGGACGAGGCGGCCGCCAATGTCCGCGCGGCCGCACAGGCGGTACCGCTGGAGCTGTGGTCCGAGCTCGCGGCCGCCGGCGTCTCCGTCCCGGCGTTCTGACGCGGCCGCTCGAGGATCCGCGGTCTCCACCGGCGCCACGGGCCCTCAGCGTGGCGCTGGGGCGCAGCTGGCGCGGCAGTGGTGGTCGAGTGGGATCATCACCCGCGCCGGATCGTCACCGGCTGACCGCCCGTGCAGGAGGCCGGCCAAGAGGAGGGCGGCCCGTTCGCCGGTGGTGTGGAAGTGCGGGTCGTAGCTGCACACGGCCGGCCACAGGAACCTGCTGATCGAGTTGTCGAACCCGATCACCGTGAGTCGCTCGGGCACCGGGACGCCCAGCTCGCGGGCGGCGTCGAGCACGCTGTGCGCGACGTGGTCGTTGTAGGCGAGGATCGCCGTGGGCGGCTGGCCCGACACGGGCAGGCCGTGCGTGAGCAGCTGCCGGGCGAGGTCGCCGCCGGCGGTGTCGGTCAGGGGTCCGGCCGCGCGCACGATCGGCGCGTCGGCGGGGTCGAGGCCGAGTTCGGCGACGGCATCGTGCCAGCCCTGCTCGTGGTCGAGCGCCGTCGAGGTCGGGGCGGAGCCGCGAGGGAAGACCGCGGCCATCCGGCGATGGCCGAGGCGGTGCAGACGGCGGACGGCGTCGCGGGTGCCGGCCACCCAGTCCGGGGTCACGCAGTTCACCGCGAACGCGTCCGGCTCGTGCCCCAGATGACGGTTGACCAGGACGTAGGGCGTGCCGGCCCGTTCCAGCGGCTCGAGGTCGCGCGCACCCAGCGCGGCCGGCGCGACGATGAGCAGACCGTCGGCGCGGTCCTCGGCCACGAAGCCGGCCAGCTCTGCCGACGGATCCTTCGACTCCATGGCGGCGAGCTGGACGTCCATGCCCTGCGCCGCCGCGCCGGACAGGATGCCGGTCAGCGTCGGGCCGTAGGCCGAGCCGTGGAAGCGAGCCGCGGGCAGGCCGAGGCTGACCACCGCGCAGCGCAGGCTCGCCTGGCGGCCCATGGCGAGGTGGCGGGCGCGCAGACTGGGACGGTAGCCCAGGCGCTGGGCGAGCTGGGCGACCCGCAGCCGGGTGGCCTCGGCGACGTCGTCGTAGCCGGCCAGGGCGCGCGAGACGGTGGTGATGCTGAGCCCGGCGGCCGTGGCGACGTCGTGGAGGGTGACGCGGCGCCGCTGGTCGCGTGCCGCGGCGCTGTCGTTCTGTGTCACGTGCGCCCTCCGATCGCGACCGGCCGGCAGGGGAGCGCGACCTCGCGAAACTCGGCCGAGCGTAGCACCAACGCTCGTCCAAAGCGATGTGGGCTGCCCCTTGCCGGGACTCCGCCGGGCTGATTGGATTCTCCCACCGCTCCACGTCACCGACGCAAGGGAGTTCCGAGTGCCGGCCCAAAGCGCTTTGAGAACGGACCAGATCGCCGAGGACCGGGAGGGCGCGCCGTTCACCGGCTGGACCCGTGCGCACTGGGAGGCGACGGCCGACGCGTTGCTGCTCGCGCCGCGCCGCTACGCCACGGCGTCGAACGCCCTGGTGCACCTGCCCGGGCCGGCCAGCAGGTCGGGGCGCTGGAGCGACGGCCTGGAAGGCTTCGCGCGCACGTTCCTGCTGGCCGGCTTCCGGCTCGCCGGCGCCGGCGGCGACGACCCGCACGACCTCGCCGGCTGGTACGCGCGCGGCATCGCGGCCGGCGTCGATCCCGAGTCGCGCGAGCGCTGGCCGCGGCTCACCGAACGGCGGCAGGCGCACGTCGAGGCGGCGTCCGTCGCGATCGGCCTGCACGAGACCAGGCCGTGGATCTGGTCGCGGCTCTCCGACCGTACCCGCGCACAGGTCGTCGACTGGCTCGGCGACATCGTGGGGCAGGGCGGCTACGGCAACAACTGGGTGTGGTTCCAGAACATCGTCGAGGCGTTCCTGCGCACCGTGGGCGGCCCGTGGGACCCCGCCGACATCGAGCGCAACCTCGCGGCGCACGAGAGCTGGTACGTCGCCGACGGCTGGTACACCGATGGTGGCGTCCGCAACTTCGACTACTACGTCGGCTGGGCGATGCACTTCTACCCGGTCTGGTACTCGCGCATCCTGGCCACGGACGCCGATGCCGGGTTCGCCGCGACGGTCCGCGACCGGCTGCGCCGGTACCTGCAGGATGCTCAATACCTGGTCGCCGCCGACGGCGCACCGGTGCTCCAAGGCCGCTCGCTGACCTATCGGTTCGCGATGCTGGCGCCGTTCTGGGCGGGCGCGGTCGCCGACGCACAGGCGCCGGGCGCCGCGGTCGACGCCGCGACGGTGCCGCCCGGCGTGACCCGGCGGCTGGCCAACGGCGTGCTCCGGTACTTCCTCGGCCACGGCGCCCGCGACGAGCGCGGCCTGCTGCCGATCGGCTGGCACGGCGCGTTCCCGCGCATCCGGCAGTACTACTCCGGCCCGGGGTCGCCCTACTGGGCGAGCAAGGGCTTCGCCGGACTCGTGCTGGCGCCGTCGCACCCGGTGTGGACGGCGGAGGAGCGGCCGCTGCCGGTCGAGTCCGGCGACGTGCACCGC
Protein-coding sequences here:
- a CDS encoding carbohydrate ABC transporter permease codes for the protein MAAPSASSAVTHADPAGRTPSGRAAGSAPAARGPVRPRRRSRLRRNRYRGRNLVVLAAFLLPAAALYGWLFVGAVGQTVLYSFYDWNAVSDPVPVGLDNFTRLVSDPVFGQALVNTLYMTALLVFVQLPGAFLLAWFLYRRVRGWRFLRTVYFLPVVISTAAVALLFGFLYEPNFGVLNALLERVGLDDLGRDWLGDPLTAMTAVSVPLLWKEVGLMMIILLAAMQGLPGEVLEAAEIDGVNGYQRLRHVVLPLLSRAIGLCLLLCITTAFKVFDFVLLMTGGGPGNRTEITGSYLYAQGFERFEYGYGSAVAVVITAVVVVVVSIPRLFRLVTGRRAA
- a CDS encoding ABC transporter substrate-binding protein, with the translated sequence MKAGWTARATAAAVGALLLTGCFAGSSDDDTTGSTSGDGDTVSLRLAHGWTGEVPQARAFEPAVERFQEEHPEIDLTVETAAGNEIKTLVSSDMAAGREPDVFLHWGTRDTSPYVEDDRLADLTDYLDENPEIRDRYEDGAFDSVTWDGRVYGLPIGAYAQVLLINEAVMDAAGVEPPADEADVLRAVEELVAADVIPLAVNGTAERYLFELFLARELGADGLDGVATGDAATRDAIAAAAAKVMELRSAGAFPEGAETLQTLQALELYNSGAAAMFYNETWTIGNLAESVIETTTLSTYPGEDVRTLAGAGYYVYISADAWADENRREAALTLAEYLAGPEVNTDLVDISWYPSPMLADQLDVDTAALPPLVQDMLQTRTDAVASGEFADKLDEKLTAGAFESLTSLSERLFIGELTPEQFADELLAATAADPARL
- a CDS encoding enolase C-terminal domain-like protein; amino-acid sequence: MSGDSTVRAVRLTPVAFAEPPLRNSAGVHGPAVSRLVIEVETAAGAVGLGETFGDPAVLAAARSAAERLPGVDVFDLAALGRVVGVDPLVDGQPDITGPAEVREPGTFAGTTRVKAYSAFEVAFLDAQGRLLGRPVHQLLGGRVRAEVDFCGYLFFKFGAHPGEPVDDWGEVLDPAAMAGLARRFVGEYGFGALKLKGGVLEPALEVETLRLLAAEFPGVALRIDPNAAWTVPTSVGVAESAAGLLEYLEDPTAGLTGMAEVAAATPTPLATNMVVTSFRQIRRCVELGSAGIVLADHHFWGGLRATQQLGAVAASLGLRLSMHSNSHLGISLAAMVQAAAVLPGLAYSCDTHHPWTVEDVVDAPVIKEGRVTVGDAPGLGVTLDRDRLARMHERWVRHGRGPRDDVAAMRRHVPGWADRRPRW
- a CDS encoding LysR substrate-binding domain-containing protein, whose translation is MPDESWNGRVELRQLRYFVAVAEELHFGRAAARLQLAQPALSQSIIGLERAIGVQLLRRTTRTVELTAAGRVFLDECRRALLQVGAAVQSAQRAERGEAGLLRIGYVVSASYEILPPILVAFRRRHPGVGLQLMSRSATEQVAMVLDEALTVGFVREFQETDELDSELLVDEPLVAVLPADHPAAQRAKARLASLADDSLLMFDRDRAPGMYDKIVSSCVDAGFTPRIVQQSSDVQSVLGLVAGGMGVTVVPASFRHLSIDGLVYRPLSGTGTRIGLYAVWRKDGRTSVLDGFLDVAREHAGQVRGRR
- a CDS encoding aldo/keto reductase, with product MTAVELPSLGFGGASIGNLSTEVSDADAAATVAAAWEAGIRYFDTAPHYGLGLSERRLGSALSSYERDSYLVSTKAGRLLRPVDGAEPGVDRGFRVPATHERVWDLSGDGIRRSLDESLVRLGLDRVDVLYLHDPEQRLPEALSTALPALVSLREEGVVRAIGVGSMDLPALSVLVATGALDVVMMAGQYSLLAQPAAASFLPECAGRGVDVVAASVFGSGLLASPSPGADATFRYAPAPAALLERARVLAGLCARHGVTLPAVALQYVLRHPAVRCAVVGMQRPDEAAANVRAAAQAVPLELWSELAAAGVSVPAF
- a CDS encoding enolase C-terminal domain-like protein, which encodes MTARTIVDVRATAHTLPVDPPFRWRDGLPASGTTRDVTQLEIVADDGTVGVAVLPRGAIGVDLVERRIRPTLTGRDALLTEDCWAALHEADRVEHFPPYALGPVDVALWDLKAKAAGLPLYALLGGARTRIPAYASTVTYDDVDTYLAVADECLGAGFTAIKLHAWGDVARDAELARRLRRHVGDDVDLMYDGSGAFDLRDAVRLGHVLTDLGFGWYEEPMREWALGPYVRLREAVGVPILGPETTPGVHHAVADWIAAGAVDLVRTGVHYKDGVTGALRIAHLADAHGLRAEVHGGGAANLHLACAIPNTTYYEVIVAGRPARPRFPVTADGYAEAPQGPGTGESAL
- a CDS encoding LacI family DNA-binding transcriptional regulator; this encodes MTQNDSAAARDQRRRVTLHDVATAAGLSITTVSRALAGYDDVAEATRLRVAQLAQRLGYRPSLRARHLAMGRQASLRCAVVSLGLPAARFHGSAYGPTLTGILSGAAAQGMDVQLAAMESKDPSAELAGFVAEDRADGLLIVAPAALGARDLEPLERAGTPYVLVNRHLGHEPDAFAVNCVTPDWVAGTRDAVRRLHRLGHRRMAAVFPRGSAPTSTALDHEQGWHDAVAELGLDPADAPIVRAAGPLTDTAGGDLARQLLTHGLPVSGQPPTAILAYNDHVAHSVLDAARELGVPVPERLTVIGFDNSISRFLWPAVCSYDPHFHTTGERAALLLAGLLHGRSAGDDPARVMIPLDHHCRASCAPAPR
- a CDS encoding carbohydrate ABC transporter permease → MTTAPTGARRRPLLAAARGSFVWGYAAITVFGFAFVAISAFKSNAEIFADPFALPESWGFANLTRAWTTAHIGDYFVNTALVAVVTTVLSTGLAATVAYTIVRMRFPGSSLVYLAFAIGVGVPLQALLVPTFIVMNNAGLLDSLTSLVLVYTAFALPKAVFLLAAFMKDVPAELEEAALIDGAGELTIFRRVVLPLCKPALATVAVLEFLGAWNEYVYASVLIRSPENRTISLGLASFSSEYASDYGLIAAGVLITVVPVVIVYVLLQRHVVAGLSTGALKG
- a CDS encoding SDR family NAD(P)-dependent oxidoreductase yields the protein MSRGAVLLTGATGLVGDALAERLRADGWRVVGVGLDAGGPDDVVADLADDADLARVERLVGEVPELRAVVTNAGVTGPRRRPQDVTVADWDAAQAINVRPVLALSLAAARRWIAAGEAGAVVTVSSPGATRAHLHRAVYDATKGAVEALTRALAVDLGEHGIRVNAVVPAAVGGDHPDLPLGRGAAPEDVAAAVAFLVSDEARSTTGHCLAVDGGLLAQARSRGVAMRADR